In Phenylobacterium koreense, one DNA window encodes the following:
- a CDS encoding EthD domain-containing protein, translating into MIKLTFALVRAPHLTREQFQDYWRNTHGPLVASVRETLRIRRYVQLHSLPAEISAQLQAVRGGPEGFDGVAQLWWDSFEDMAGADSEAARAAGALLLEDEKRFIDLARSPLWWGEEHVIFQ; encoded by the coding sequence GTGATCAAGCTGACCTTCGCCCTCGTGCGGGCGCCGCACCTGACCCGCGAGCAGTTCCAGGACTACTGGCGCAACACCCACGGCCCCCTGGTGGCCAGCGTGCGCGAGACGCTGCGCATCCGACGCTATGTGCAGTTGCACAGCTTGCCGGCCGAGATTTCCGCCCAACTCCAGGCTGTTCGCGGCGGGCCGGAAGGGTTCGACGGGGTGGCTCAGCTCTGGTGGGACAGCTTCGAAGACATGGCCGGCGCCGACAGCGAGGCGGCGCGGGCGGCCGGAGCCCTGCTGCTGGAGGACGAGAAGCGCTTCATCGACCTGGCCCGCTCGCCGCTCTGGTGGGGCGAGGAGCACGTGATTTTCCAATAA
- a CDS encoding PLP-dependent aminotransferase family protein, which produces MSPKSRASWLRRVERGGPIYLSILHALEQAIAEGELQPGEQLPTQRAIAAELGIDLTTVTRAYAAATAQGLIAGAVGRGTFVTGRTSDDEVGMVDLSMNLPPPPKGLSLGRLLKETSQAILERTDAQTLMAYHPPGGSLAQRTAGLSWLAPCLGPVAAERLLVAPGAQAALTTILGLLAGPGDCVIVEPLTYPGVRATAAHLGLRLIPCPVDEDGVTPEALEALCAEHAPKAIYLIPTLHNPTTRTMSLARREAVIAAARKTATPIIEDDAYGRLPPTPQPALASLAPDLVWHVATTAKTLSPGLRIAFVVAPDAAAQRFAEALRATALMVSPLSAGVLTAWIREGTAERILEGVRTESAERQALAREILPHAKGGPGGVHLWLDLPAHWPGERLRQTAQTRGLSLVTAEAFAVGPQAGGGLRISLGGPARQTVLAQALRSVAAILDSDPAGVGRLVV; this is translated from the coding sequence ATGTCTCCGAAATCAAGGGCAAGCTGGCTGCGGCGCGTGGAGCGTGGCGGGCCGATCTATCTCTCGATCCTGCACGCGCTCGAGCAGGCGATCGCCGAGGGTGAACTGCAACCGGGCGAGCAGCTTCCGACCCAGCGGGCGATCGCCGCGGAACTGGGCATCGACCTGACGACTGTCACCCGCGCCTATGCGGCGGCCACGGCGCAGGGGCTGATCGCCGGCGCGGTGGGCCGCGGCACCTTCGTCACCGGCCGCACCTCCGACGACGAGGTCGGGATGGTCGATCTCTCCATGAACCTGCCGCCGCCGCCGAAGGGGCTTTCGCTCGGGCGGCTGCTGAAGGAGACCAGCCAGGCGATCCTGGAGCGCACCGACGCCCAGACACTGATGGCCTATCACCCGCCCGGCGGGTCGCTGGCCCAGAGGACCGCGGGGCTTTCCTGGCTGGCGCCTTGCCTGGGGCCGGTGGCGGCCGAGCGCCTGCTGGTCGCACCCGGGGCGCAGGCGGCGCTGACCACGATCCTTGGACTGCTGGCAGGGCCCGGCGACTGCGTGATCGTGGAGCCGCTGACCTATCCCGGCGTGCGGGCCACGGCGGCGCATCTGGGCTTGCGGCTGATCCCCTGCCCGGTCGACGAGGACGGCGTGACGCCGGAGGCGCTGGAGGCGCTGTGCGCCGAGCACGCGCCAAAGGCGATCTATCTGATCCCGACCCTGCACAACCCGACGACGCGGACCATGAGCCTCGCGCGGCGCGAGGCGGTCATCGCTGCGGCCCGCAAGACCGCGACGCCGATCATCGAGGACGACGCCTATGGCCGACTGCCGCCGACGCCGCAGCCGGCGCTGGCGAGTCTCGCGCCCGATCTCGTCTGGCATGTCGCGACCACCGCCAAGACGCTTTCGCCAGGCCTGCGCATCGCCTTCGTGGTCGCGCCGGATGCGGCGGCCCAGCGCTTCGCCGAGGCCTTAAGGGCGACGGCGCTGATGGTCTCGCCCCTGAGCGCAGGCGTCCTGACCGCCTGGATCCGCGAAGGGACGGCCGAGCGCATCCTGGAGGGCGTGCGGACCGAAAGCGCCGAGCGACAGGCCCTGGCGCGCGAGATCCTGCCGCACGCCAAGGGCGGCCCGGGGGGCGTGCACCTCTGGCTGGACCTGCCGGCGCACTGGCCGGGCGAGCGGCTGCGGCAGACGGCCCAGACCCGGGGGCTTTCGCTGGTGACGGCCGAGGCCTTCGCCGTAGGGCCGCAGGCGGGCGGCGGCCTGCGCATCTCGCTGGGCGGGCCGGCCCGGCAGACGGTGCTGGCGCAGGCGCTGCGCAGCGTGGCGGCGATCCTCGACAGCGACCCGGCTGGCGTCGGCCGGCTGGTGGTCTAG
- a CDS encoding DsbA family protein: MQTPRLIYFADPMCSWCYGFSPVIAQIRQTFGRALPIEVVMGGLRPGNDKPTTEQAKTELKIHWEHVHEATGLPFDDAVLDRPGFLYDTDPAARAVVRVRREDGEKAVNYLRRLQQAFYAQNQDITKAETLANLAAEFGVDRDAFLADFETDDLKHETWNDYAIAQRAGVTGFPTLVGGPNEEGAYGVVTRGFAPAPPVLQVLHQWLGTEPEPAIRG, encoded by the coding sequence ATGCAGACGCCACGCCTTATCTATTTCGCCGATCCGATGTGCTCGTGGTGCTACGGCTTCTCGCCGGTGATCGCGCAGATCCGGCAGACCTTCGGCCGCGCCTTGCCGATCGAGGTGGTGATGGGCGGCCTGCGCCCCGGCAACGACAAGCCGACGACCGAGCAGGCCAAGACCGAACTGAAGATCCACTGGGAGCACGTGCACGAGGCGACGGGCCTGCCCTTCGACGACGCCGTGCTCGACCGGCCGGGCTTCCTCTATGACACCGACCCGGCCGCGCGGGCCGTGGTGCGGGTGCGGCGAGAGGACGGCGAGAAGGCGGTGAATTACCTGCGCCGGCTGCAGCAGGCCTTCTACGCGCAGAACCAGGACATCACGAAGGCCGAGACGCTGGCCAACCTGGCCGCCGAGTTCGGCGTCGACCGCGACGCCTTCCTGGCCGATTTCGAGACCGACGACCTGAAGCACGAGACCTGGAACGACTACGCCATCGCCCAGCGCGCCGGCGTCACCGGCTTTCCGACCCTGGTCGGCGGGCCGAACGAGGAAGGGGCCTATGGCGTGGTGACCCGTGGCTTCGCCCCCGCGCCACCGGTGCTGCAGGTGCTGCACCAGTGGCTGGGAACCGAGCCGGAGCCGGCTATTCGAGGGTGA
- a CDS encoding dodecin, which produces MSEDNVYKVVELAGSSATSVEEAIQAAIARANSTLRNIRWFEVQQLRGHVEDGKVAHYQVLLKVGFTLE; this is translated from the coding sequence ATGTCGGAGGACAACGTCTACAAGGTCGTCGAACTCGCCGGTTCGTCGGCGACCAGCGTGGAAGAGGCTATCCAGGCCGCCATCGCACGCGCCAACTCCACCTTGCGCAACATCCGCTGGTTCGAGGTCCAGCAACTCCGCGGGCATGTGGAGGACGGAAAGGTTGCTCACTACCAGGTGCTGCTGAAGGTCGGCTTCACCCTCGAATAG
- a CDS encoding TonB-dependent receptor, whose amino-acid sequence MLINRYLTGASSIAVAAALGFAGAAQAQEAAEVQEVVVTGSFIAGTPENAALPVNVIGQDEMQKQGSPSTVDLIKSIPAVQGVAGESNQFGAGQTTGAGSVNLRGLGSERTLVLMNGRRMAISPGSIYVDTNMIPSAAIGRVEVLKDGAAATYGSDAVAGVVNFITRKNLNGLEVSAGYSLIDGSDGDYNVNAAYGWQGDNADILLTAGYRRRSELSAMDRDYAVRPFNENPQGGWSTFGNPGLYLTRSAPGTAFTTRFLDPACAAISGPVSTSGCQFQYIGFDNLVEDEDHWQLYGEINVDLTDNTKFHAEALYSGHVVSAENSSPSYSPNNFPSSALTTVGQPNGFFIPGENPGLQALVAAGQISAAQAANGAFTTVSWRPLGVGGNPLFGGKGKEDKRAFETYRISAGLKGKFDFAGGIGWDAALTYMDSSSDIATPDVLVGKLQMAMRGLGGDNCTGNTPGQNGCLWFNPFSTGIAGNVLDGRTNPGYVSSTANSLEVLDYIFDEYAYKIRSQMFTADLVFNGEVGAIDFGAGPLAWAAGGQYRWSGIERTNNDFTNIAVSPCADSSVISGATCSAQNGPFSFFGALADYDLDYSVGAAFVELQMPFTDTLTGTLAVRYEDYGGNIGSTTNPKVALKWQATDWLALRASAGSTFRAPPQTQIANTATTSLAYTTAAGGYKAYDLWGNPNLRPEKADTLNLGALFEFGDFRASVDYWKFAFKGPIDNEGGSDIVNAVFPAGQPNHCNDPSYAALVSRISFTGTCSATNINRVRINYINSPDVDTSGIDFSASYTARDVFGGDMNFGVDMTYVLEYEVDEAMIEGIVVAPKTDYVGTMDYLGYGSQPQWKGSAFAEYNRGDHNVRWTVRYVDDMIDTRGGTSTFATNQNGLKIGAFVTHDLAYRVMLPWDTTLSLSVINVFDEEPPFARLDLSYDPFTANPLGRYYKLNVIKKF is encoded by the coding sequence ATGTTGATTAACAGATACTTGACTGGCGCTTCATCCATCGCGGTCGCCGCCGCTCTCGGTTTCGCTGGCGCTGCGCAGGCCCAAGAGGCCGCGGAAGTGCAGGAAGTGGTCGTCACCGGCTCGTTCATTGCCGGCACGCCCGAGAACGCGGCCCTGCCGGTCAATGTCATCGGTCAGGACGAAATGCAGAAGCAGGGTTCGCCGAGCACGGTCGACCTGATCAAGTCCATCCCCGCCGTTCAGGGCGTCGCCGGCGAATCCAACCAGTTCGGCGCCGGCCAGACGACCGGCGCGGGCAGCGTCAACCTTCGCGGCCTGGGCTCGGAACGCACCCTGGTGCTGATGAACGGCCGCCGCATGGCGATCTCGCCCGGCTCGATCTACGTCGACACCAACATGATCCCCAGCGCCGCCATCGGCCGGGTCGAAGTGCTGAAGGACGGCGCGGCCGCCACCTACGGCTCCGACGCGGTCGCGGGCGTCGTGAACTTCATCACCCGCAAGAACCTGAACGGCCTGGAAGTCTCGGCCGGCTACTCGCTGATCGACGGTTCGGACGGCGACTACAACGTCAACGCCGCCTATGGCTGGCAGGGCGACAACGCCGACATCCTGCTGACGGCCGGCTATCGCCGCCGCTCCGAACTGTCGGCGATGGACCGCGACTACGCGGTGCGTCCGTTCAACGAGAACCCGCAAGGCGGCTGGTCGACCTTCGGCAACCCGGGCCTCTACCTGACCCGCAGCGCGCCGGGCACGGCCTTCACGACCCGCTTCCTCGATCCGGCCTGCGCCGCGATCAGTGGCCCGGTCAGCACCAGCGGCTGCCAGTTCCAGTACATCGGCTTCGACAACCTGGTCGAAGATGAAGATCACTGGCAGCTCTACGGCGAGATCAACGTCGATCTGACCGACAACACCAAGTTCCACGCCGAAGCGCTGTACTCCGGCCACGTGGTCTCGGCCGAGAACTCCTCGCCGTCCTACTCCCCGAACAACTTCCCGAGCTCGGCCCTGACCACCGTCGGTCAGCCGAACGGCTTCTTCATCCCGGGCGAGAACCCCGGCCTGCAGGCGCTGGTCGCCGCTGGCCAGATCTCGGCGGCCCAGGCGGCCAACGGCGCCTTCACCACCGTGTCGTGGCGTCCGCTGGGCGTGGGCGGCAACCCGCTGTTCGGCGGCAAGGGCAAGGAAGACAAGCGCGCCTTCGAAACCTACCGCATCTCGGCCGGCCTGAAGGGCAAGTTCGACTTCGCCGGCGGCATCGGTTGGGACGCGGCCCTGACCTACATGGACAGCAGCAGCGACATCGCCACGCCGGACGTCCTGGTCGGCAAGCTGCAGATGGCCATGCGCGGCCTGGGCGGCGACAACTGCACCGGCAACACGCCCGGCCAGAACGGCTGCCTGTGGTTCAACCCGTTCTCGACCGGCATCGCCGGCAACGTCCTGGATGGCCGGACCAACCCGGGCTACGTCTCTTCGACGGCCAACAGCCTCGAAGTGCTGGACTACATCTTCGACGAATACGCCTACAAGATCCGCTCGCAGATGTTCACCGCCGACCTGGTGTTCAACGGCGAAGTCGGCGCGATCGACTTCGGCGCGGGCCCGCTGGCCTGGGCCGCCGGCGGCCAATACCGCTGGAGCGGCATCGAGCGCACCAACAACGACTTCACCAACATCGCGGTCAGCCCCTGCGCGGACTCGTCGGTCATCTCGGGTGCGACCTGCTCGGCCCAGAACGGCCCGTTCAGCTTCTTCGGCGCCCTGGCCGACTACGACCTCGACTACTCGGTCGGCGCGGCCTTCGTCGAACTGCAGATGCCGTTCACCGACACGCTGACCGGCACCCTGGCGGTCCGCTACGAGGACTACGGCGGCAACATCGGTTCGACCACCAACCCGAAGGTCGCCCTGAAGTGGCAAGCCACCGACTGGCTGGCCCTGCGCGCTTCGGCGGGCTCGACCTTCCGCGCTCCGCCGCAGACCCAGATCGCCAACACCGCGACCACCAGCCTCGCCTACACCACCGCGGCCGGCGGCTATAAGGCCTACGACCTGTGGGGCAACCCGAACCTGCGTCCGGAAAAGGCCGACACCCTCAACCTGGGCGCCCTGTTCGAGTTCGGCGACTTCCGCGCTTCGGTCGACTACTGGAAGTTCGCCTTCAAGGGCCCGATCGACAACGAAGGCGGTTCGGACATCGTCAACGCGGTGTTCCCGGCCGGCCAGCCGAACCACTGCAACGATCCGTCCTACGCCGCCCTGGTGTCGCGGATCAGCTTCACCGGCACGTGCTCGGCGACCAACATCAACCGCGTCCGCATCAACTACATCAACAGCCCGGACGTGGACACGAGCGGCATCGACTTCTCGGCCAGCTACACGGCGCGTGACGTCTTCGGCGGCGACATGAACTTCGGCGTCGACATGACCTACGTGCTCGAATACGAGGTCGACGAGGCCATGATCGAAGGCATCGTCGTTGCGCCGAAGACCGACTATGTCGGCACGATGGACTACCTCGGCTACGGCTCACAGCCGCAGTGGAAGGGCAGCGCCTTCGCCGAATACAACCGCGGCGACCACAACGTGCGTTGGACCGTCCGCTACGTCGACGACATGATCGACACCCGCGGCGGCACCTCGACCTTCGCCACCAACCAGAACGGCCTGAAGATCGGCGCGTTCGTCACCCATGACCTGGCCTACCGCGTCATGCTGCCCTGGGACACGACCCTGTCGCTGTCGGTGATCAACGTGTTCGACGAAGAGCCGCCGTTCGCCCGTCTTGACCTCAGCTACGACCCGTTTACCGCGAACCCGCTGGGCCGGTACTACAAGCTGAACGTCATCAAGAAGTTCTAG
- a CDS encoding DMT family transporter — translation MRRLAFLALTLAGVFWGLGFPLGKVALQETQAAHVVLLRFLVAALAAAPFALRRPEVRALFRSPPVIAAGVLYGVAFLVQFEGLARVSVTLAALLVGVMPALIAISARFLGEKVTAASWAGVAAATAGAALIAGKPEGAGSPLGVALSLAALLIFLAWLLVLRRAPDSPTPLGVTAVSIVIAAVTILPLAFVMHGAPRLDLSPAAWAGVIGQGVLSTLLATAAWQFGSSRVGAASAGVFINIEPLMGAALGVAFFGDHLTWALALGGLLIIAGSFAVVLGERHAEPGDLDAAPPPTPA, via the coding sequence ATGAGACGGCTCGCCTTTCTTGCGCTCACCCTGGCCGGGGTTTTCTGGGGACTCGGCTTCCCCCTGGGCAAGGTCGCCCTGCAGGAAACGCAGGCCGCGCACGTCGTCCTGCTCCGCTTCCTGGTCGCGGCCTTGGCCGCCGCGCCCTTCGCCCTGCGCCGCCCGGAGGTCCGCGCGCTCTTTCGGTCGCCGCCGGTGATCGCCGCCGGCGTCCTCTACGGCGTCGCCTTCCTCGTGCAGTTCGAGGGCCTGGCGCGGGTCAGCGTCACCCTGGCCGCGCTGCTGGTCGGCGTCATGCCGGCGCTGATCGCCATCTCAGCGCGTTTCCTCGGCGAGAAGGTCACCGCCGCCTCCTGGGCGGGCGTCGCCGCGGCCACGGCCGGCGCGGCGCTGATCGCCGGCAAGCCCGAGGGCGCAGGCTCGCCCCTGGGCGTCGCCCTCTCGCTGGCGGCCCTGCTGATCTTCCTGGCTTGGCTGTTGGTCCTGCGCCGCGCGCCGGATTCGCCGACCCCCCTCGGCGTCACCGCGGTCAGCATCGTGATCGCCGCCGTCACCATCCTGCCCCTGGCCTTCGTCATGCACGGCGCGCCGAGACTGGACCTCAGCCCCGCCGCCTGGGCCGGGGTGATCGGGCAGGGCGTGCTCTCGACCTTGCTGGCCACCGCCGCCTGGCAGTTCGGCTCCAGCCGCGTCGGCGCCGCCAGCGCCGGGGTGTTCATCAATATCGAGCCCCTGATGGGCGCGGCGCTCGGGGTGGCCTTCTTCGGCGACCATCTGACCTGGGCCCTGGCCCTGGGCGGCCTTCTGATCATCGCCGGCAGCTTCGCCGTCGTGCTGGGCGAACGCCACGCCGAGCCCGGCGACCTGGACGCCGCCCCGCCGCCGACGCCCGCCTAG
- a CDS encoding DUF983 domain-containing protein produces MSDNIYNPPPPIVSGLRCRCPRCGEGRLFSGFLTVAERCDVCGLDYSFADPADGPAFFVMSGVGIVVIAVFTWVEIAFHPPIWVHAVTVFPALIIGCLGTLRPVKAWLVASQYFHKAEEAKWSSLGGHGEGGFGLRPKARD; encoded by the coding sequence ATGTCGGACAATATCTACAATCCTCCTCCGCCGATCGTCTCTGGCCTGCGTTGCCGCTGTCCGCGCTGCGGGGAAGGGCGGCTGTTCAGCGGCTTCCTGACCGTCGCTGAGCGCTGCGACGTCTGCGGCCTCGACTACAGCTTCGCCGACCCGGCCGACGGCCCCGCCTTCTTCGTGATGAGCGGCGTCGGCATCGTGGTGATCGCGGTCTTCACCTGGGTCGAGATCGCCTTCCACCCGCCGATCTGGGTGCACGCGGTGACCGTCTTCCCGGCCCTGATCATCGGCTGTCTCGGGACCCTGCGGCCGGTCAAGGCCTGGCTGGTCGCCTCGCAGTACTTCCACAAGGCCGAGGAGGCCAAGTGGAGCAGCCTCGGCGGCCATGGCGAAGGCGGTTTCGGCCTGCGCCCGAAGGCGCGCGACTGA
- a CDS encoding LysR family transcriptional regulator — translation MLDLEDIRAFVEVAEAGGFGRAGQRLKLSKSMVSRRVSRLEAELGAQLLSRTTRGVAVTEAGMEFKVRADKVLAELEAARDDLVQRGEEIVGSLRVSAPLSFGMTHLAPVMAELAARHPKLQIDASYSDRYVDLIGERYDVALRIGSLPDSSLVARRIAPIRVAVVASPAWLEKNGAPARPEDLERCEAITQANEVWRFQEGRKTITVRPEGRFRADAGPAILAAAVAGLGVTALPTFLVGPAIERGEVVPLLLDYPMPEAGLFVVRPPPANHMPAKVKALTDLLLERFGGEPVWDVCARHHAEPGQAAA, via the coding sequence GTGCTGGACCTTGAAGATATCCGCGCCTTCGTCGAGGTGGCCGAGGCAGGGGGCTTCGGCCGGGCCGGCCAGCGGCTGAAACTCTCGAAATCCATGGTCAGCCGGCGGGTCTCGCGCCTGGAGGCCGAACTCGGCGCCCAGCTCCTCAGCCGCACGACGCGCGGAGTCGCGGTCACCGAGGCGGGCATGGAGTTCAAGGTCCGCGCCGACAAGGTGCTGGCCGAGCTGGAGGCCGCGCGCGACGACCTCGTCCAGCGCGGCGAGGAGATCGTCGGATCCCTGCGGGTCTCCGCACCGCTGTCCTTCGGCATGACCCATCTGGCTCCGGTGATGGCCGAACTCGCCGCCCGCCATCCGAAGCTGCAGATCGACGCTTCCTACAGCGACCGTTACGTCGATCTGATCGGCGAGCGCTACGACGTGGCCCTGCGGATCGGCTCACTGCCCGACTCCAGCCTCGTGGCCCGGAGGATCGCGCCTATCCGCGTGGCGGTGGTCGCCAGTCCGGCCTGGCTGGAAAAGAACGGCGCGCCGGCGCGGCCGGAAGACCTGGAACGCTGCGAGGCGATCACCCAGGCCAACGAGGTCTGGCGCTTCCAGGAGGGCCGCAAGACCATCACCGTGCGACCCGAGGGACGTTTCCGGGCGGACGCCGGGCCAGCCATCCTCGCCGCCGCCGTCGCGGGCCTCGGGGTCACGGCCCTGCCGACCTTCCTCGTCGGCCCAGCCATCGAACGCGGCGAGGTGGTCCCGCTGCTGCTGGACTATCCGATGCCCGAGGCCGGCCTCTTCGTGGTGCGGCCGCCCCCCGCCAACCACATGCCGGCCAAGGTCAAGGCGCTGACGGACCTGCTGCTGGAACGCTTCGGCGGCGAGCCGGTCTGGGACGTCTGCGCGCGTCACCATGCGGAGCCGGGCCAGGCCGCCGCCTGA
- a CDS encoding FMN-dependent NADH-azoreductase, which produces MSNILVLNSSVSGEASVSRLLVADAVTELTQRDPNAKVVFRDLAADPLPHLLPSTVAGVRATASTPAEEEARRLSDELIAELRAADTVVIGAPMYNFSIPTTLRAWFDHILRPGVTFRYSEAGPEGLLTGKRVIVVESRGGLYSEGPGQAADFQEPYLRQLLGFAGMTDVTFIRAEKIGFGPEFREQAVADSRAELAKLPA; this is translated from the coding sequence ATGTCCAACATTCTGGTTCTCAACAGCAGCGTCAGCGGCGAAGCCTCGGTTTCGCGCCTGCTGGTCGCCGACGCCGTCACCGAACTGACCCAACGCGATCCGAACGCCAAGGTCGTGTTCCGCGACCTGGCCGCCGATCCGCTGCCGCACCTGCTGCCGAGCACGGTGGCCGGCGTTCGCGCCACGGCCTCGACCCCGGCCGAAGAGGAAGCACGCCGGCTCTCGGACGAGCTGATCGCCGAACTCCGCGCCGCCGACACCGTGGTGATCGGCGCGCCGATGTACAATTTCAGCATCCCGACGACGCTGCGGGCCTGGTTCGACCACATCCTGCGCCCCGGCGTGACCTTCCGCTACTCGGAGGCCGGCCCCGAAGGCCTGCTGACCGGCAAGCGGGTGATCGTGGTCGAGAGCCGCGGCGGCCTCTACAGCGAAGGCCCCGGCCAGGCGGCGGATTTCCAGGAGCCCTATCTGCGCCAGTTGCTAGGCTTCGCCGGCATGACCGACGTGACCTTCATCCGGGCCGAGAAGATCGGCTTCGGGCCAGAGTTCCGCGAGCAGGCGGTGGCCGACAGCCGGGCGGAACTGGCCAAGCTGCCGGCCTGA
- a CDS encoding dienelactone hydrolase family protein — protein MMNSHLRTIEYHRNGEALDGALVLPEGAKVPLPGVLVFHGWEGRSEGQEAFAHRLAGLGYGAFCVDLYGKGKRGSTPQECEALMTPLFQDRAELRERLLHVAQVVGELPELDAGRLAAIGFCFGGLCVLDLARAGAPLRGVASFHGLFTPPGLPTASPMAAKVMAFHGWDDPMVPPADVVALGQELTQAGADWQIHAFGGAKHAFMNPGANAPEMGLEYNERVAHRAWTGLAGFLGEVLA, from the coding sequence ATGATGAACAGCCATCTGCGCACGATCGAGTACCACCGGAACGGCGAGGCGCTGGACGGAGCGTTGGTGTTGCCGGAGGGCGCCAAGGTTCCCCTGCCCGGCGTGCTGGTCTTCCACGGCTGGGAGGGCCGTTCGGAGGGGCAGGAAGCGTTCGCCCATCGACTTGCCGGGCTCGGCTATGGAGCGTTCTGCGTGGACCTCTACGGCAAGGGGAAGCGCGGCTCGACCCCGCAGGAATGCGAGGCGCTGATGACGCCGCTGTTCCAGGACCGGGCGGAGCTTCGCGAGCGGCTGCTGCACGTAGCGCAGGTGGTCGGCGAACTGCCTGAGTTGGACGCGGGGCGGCTGGCCGCCATCGGCTTCTGCTTCGGCGGGCTTTGCGTGCTGGACCTGGCGCGGGCGGGCGCTCCCTTGCGGGGCGTGGCGAGCTTTCATGGCCTCTTCACCCCGCCCGGCCTGCCGACAGCCTCGCCGATGGCGGCGAAGGTCATGGCCTTTCACGGCTGGGACGACCCGATGGTCCCGCCGGCCGATGTCGTGGCCTTGGGCCAGGAACTGACCCAGGCCGGCGCGGACTGGCAGATCCACGCCTTCGGCGGCGCCAAGCACGCCTTCATGAATCCGGGCGCGAACGCGCCGGAAATGGGCCTGGAATATAACGAGCGCGTCGCCCATCGGGCATGGACGGGCCTTGCCGGCTTCCTGGGCGAGGTCCTGGCGTGA
- a CDS encoding GNAT family N-acetyltransferase produces MIQIRPARPVEIGRVRDIERMSATRFLGTDLASIADDEPTDADTLARRIAEGGLLVAEEAGVPVAFVMFREVESCAYVEQIDVLPSHAGRAIGAGLLDVVSALARDRGFLALTLSTFREVPFNAPYYRRLGFVEVSDLTPAMADIRREHEARGLDETARLFMRRDV; encoded by the coding sequence ATGATCCAGATCAGACCTGCGCGCCCCGTCGAGATCGGCCGCGTGCGCGACATCGAACGCATGTCCGCCACGCGTTTTCTCGGAACCGACCTGGCCTCCATCGCCGATGACGAGCCCACCGACGCCGACACCCTGGCGCGCCGCATCGCCGAGGGCGGCCTGCTGGTCGCCGAGGAGGCGGGCGTTCCCGTCGCCTTCGTGATGTTCCGCGAGGTCGAGAGTTGCGCCTATGTGGAGCAGATCGACGTCCTGCCGTCCCATGCCGGCCGCGCCATCGGCGCTGGCCTGCTGGACGTCGTCTCGGCCCTGGCCCGCGATCGGGGATTCCTCGCGCTCACGCTCTCGACCTTCCGCGAGGTTCCGTTCAACGCCCCCTACTATCGCCGGCTGGGCTTTGTGGAGGTGTCGGACCTTACCCCGGCCATGGCCGACATCCGCCGCGAACACGAAGCGCGCGGCCTCGATGAGACCGCGCGCCTGTTCATGCGACGGGACGTGTAG
- a CDS encoding nuclear transport factor 2 family protein codes for MTNAAEIAEIYIAAWNETDPAARHNIIADTWTADAVYVDPLAAVEGHEGLAALIGGVQERFPGFRFALIGQPDGHGEHVRFSWGLGPEGQQPPIKGTDYVRVEDGRLKSVTGFLDLVPA; via the coding sequence ATGACCAACGCCGCCGAAATCGCCGAGATCTACATCGCCGCCTGGAACGAGACCGATCCTGCGGCCCGTCACAACATCATCGCCGACACCTGGACCGCCGACGCCGTCTATGTCGACCCGCTCGCAGCCGTCGAAGGTCACGAAGGTCTGGCGGCCCTGATCGGCGGCGTCCAGGAACGCTTCCCGGGCTTTCGCTTCGCCCTGATCGGCCAGCCTGACGGCCATGGGGAGCACGTCCGCTTCTCCTGGGGCCTCGGTCCCGAGGGCCAGCAGCCGCCGATCAAGGGAACCGACTATGTCCGCGTCGAGGACGGCCGCCTGAAAAGCGTCACCGGCTTCCTCGACCTGGTCCCGGCTTGA